One stretch of Sulfuricurvum kujiense DSM 16994 DNA includes these proteins:
- a CDS encoding ParB/RepB/Spo0J family partition protein, with protein MAKRNRITAELSQTIAESAPLVKMVPKQITIDGSETHADIEISKLIHNPFQPRIEMDSNELSELVQSIEKNGLLQPILVTSNHNGKYTILAGHRRAEAFKILGKEKIPCMLKNDVSRQDMAVFAIAENAVRVDLNPIEFAISMQHLLDEGVVESQNKLAEHIGLSKGHVSKIMGILKLPSNIIKMVKEDNYNIVYILSILNKVAPDKIKSAYEEIKSLGRDDAESVLKTKYLSKGKDTATLPIFKAKQTKDKIKIDINIAGMNEAKLVKLNDAIKKMIADFE; from the coding sequence ATGGCAAAGCGTAATAGAATAACAGCAGAATTATCTCAAACCATAGCGGAATCTGCACCACTAGTGAAAATGGTGCCTAAGCAAATTACTATTGATGGATCAGAAACACACGCTGATATAGAAATTTCTAAATTGATTCATAACCCATTTCAACCTCGCATTGAAATGGATTCAAATGAACTCTCTGAATTGGTTCAGTCTATTGAAAAAAATGGACTTTTGCAACCAATTTTGGTTACATCCAATCATAATGGCAAATATACGATTTTGGCAGGACATAGACGCGCAGAAGCATTTAAAATATTGGGAAAAGAAAAAATACCTTGTATGCTAAAAAATGATGTTTCAAGACAAGATATGGCAGTTTTTGCAATAGCAGAAAATGCTGTTCGCGTAGATTTGAATCCTATTGAATTTGCAATTTCTATGCAACATCTACTTGATGAAGGTGTTGTGGAAAGTCAAAACAAGTTAGCAGAACATATAGGATTGTCAAAGGGGCATGTTTCAAAAATAATGGGCATTTTGAAATTACCATCAAATATTATAAAAATGGTCAAAGAAGATAATTACAATATCGTTTATATTCTGTCTATTTTAAATAAAGTGGCTCCAGATAAAATTAAATCAGCCTATGAAGAAATAAAGTCTTTAGGTAGAGATGATGCTGAAAGTGTTTTAAAAACAAAATATTTGAGTAAAGGTAAGGATACAGCTACTTTACCAATTTTTAAAGCTAAACAGACAAAAGATAAAATAAAAATTGATATTAATATCGCTGGTATGAATGAAGCCAAGCTAGTGAAGTTGAATGATGCTATTAAAAAAATGATTGCAGATTTTGAATAA
- a CDS encoding ParA family protein, whose product MAHQKGGTGKSTLAWNVAIELGLNYKKYGFKDFVFVDLDNQESVTMTNRLRMQYGQQPLYITRFTDREGEQFRNFINEIDDETLVVIDSGGYDADLNRLAIIASDYVITPVSSDYMEIFGLQKFKNILAELSALKGEGETVKVNVLLNKIDPKAKSFDDIEEFIRETKYFNLMETVIRFRSDFKHSIGYGFSVAELDKNSKATAEVKMLIKEIETKAGLINGKA is encoded by the coding sequence TATAGAACTCGGCCTAAACTATAAAAAGTATGGATTTAAAGACTTTGTATTTGTAGATTTAGACAATCAAGAATCCGTAACCATGACAAATAGACTCAGAATGCAATATGGACAACAACCGCTTTATATAACACGTTTTACTGATCGAGAGGGTGAACAATTTCGTAATTTTATAAATGAAATAGACGATGAGACTTTAGTAGTCATAGATTCTGGTGGGTACGATGCAGACTTAAACCGTCTTGCTATCATTGCAAGTGATTATGTTATTACCCCAGTGTCATCCGATTATATGGAAATATTTGGACTTCAAAAATTTAAAAATATTTTAGCGGAACTCTCAGCATTAAAAGGGGAGGGCGAAACTGTAAAAGTGAATGTACTATTAAATAAAATTGATCCAAAAGCTAAATCATTTGACGACATAGAAGAATTTATTAGAGAGACAAAATATTTTAATTTGATGGAAACTGTAATAAGGTTTCGATCGGATTTCAAGCATTCAATTGGATATGGTTTTAGTGTTGCAGAATTGGATAAAAATAGTAAAGCCACCGCAGAGGTGAAAATGCTTATTAAAGAAATTGAAACGAAAGCAGGGCTAATAAATGGCAAAGCGTAA